In Populus alba chromosome 9, ASM523922v2, whole genome shotgun sequence, a genomic segment contains:
- the LOC118035199 gene encoding LOW QUALITY PROTEIN: dehydrodolichyl diphosphate synthase 2-like (The sequence of the model RefSeq protein was modified relative to this genomic sequence to represent the inferred CDS: inserted 1 base in 1 codon), producing the protein MQSLNLPIPIYNNYLGPRKADKHSLFRNTRDQTHRFPTLLLAAKHDLDLKEEEDKGVAAVPLPEGLLREAMPRHVAVIMDGNARWARQRGFIALSAGHEAGARSLRELVDLCCGWGVRVLTVFAFSYDNWIRPKVEVDFLMSLFERMLKSELDNFIRQGARVSTIGDSSRLPESLKKLISDVEEKTKDNSRLHLIVAVSYSGKYDVTQACKSIAQKVKDGTVQLEDIDESLLEQELETNCAEYPCPDLLIRTSGEHRXSNFLLWQLAYTELFFAEALWPDFGKAEFVEALTSYQQRQRRYGGRRS; encoded by the exons ATGCAATCCTTGAACCTCCCAATACCAATTTACAACAACTATCTAGGTCCTCGAAAAGCTGACAAGCATTCTCTCTTTAGAAACACAAGAGACCAAACGCACCGTTTCCCTACCTTGCTTCTCGCGGCCAAACATGACCTGGATCTCAAAGAGGAAGAAGATAAAGGAGTGGCGGCTGTGCCGTTGCCAGAGGGGCTACTGAGGGAGGCGATGCCCCGTCACGTGGCGGTGATAATGGATGGCAATGCGAGGTGGGCCAGGCAGCGTGGGTTTATAGCATTATCCGCTGGGCATGAAGCTGGTGCACGGTCACTTAGGGAGCTTGTGGATTTGTGTTGTGGCTGGGGGGTTAGAGTTCTCACTGTTTTTGCCTTCTCTTATGATAATTGGATTAGGCCTAAG GTGGAGGTTGATTTCTTGATGAGTTTATTTGAAAGGATGTTGAAGTCCGAGTTGGATAATTTTATCAG GCAGGGCGCTCGAGTCTCTACAATCGGAGACTCGTCCAGGCTCCCGGAATCTCTGAAGAAACTGATAAGTGACGTAGAGGAGAAGACGAAAGACAACTCCAGACTTCATCTTATCGTGGCAGTCAGCTACAGTGGGAAATATGATGTTACGCAGGCATGCAAAAGCATTGCTCAAAAGGTAAAGGATGGCACTGTTCAACTTGAAGACATCGATGAAAGCCTGCTTGAACAGGAACTGGAAACGAATTGTGCAGAGTATCCATGCCCTGATTTATTGATTCGAACCAGCGGAGAACATA ACAGCAATTTCTTACTGTGGCAACTGGCCTACACTGAACTCTTCTTCGCAGAAGCTCTCTGGCCTGATTTTGGAAAAGCTGAGTTTGTAGAGGCCTTGACTTCCTACCAGCAAAGACAGAGACGCTATGGTGGACGACGTTCATAA
- the LOC118035201 gene encoding ATP-dependent RNA helicase HAS1, which translates to MAEEKHNRSAEEEEMKKKRKRKRNKNKKEGKEAEEKNSNEIEGGEEEEEEEEHRQVEEVQEKKKKKKKSKKEGEDMSEEEDKEKETVKKVKSGGGIMSTESFDSLGLSEPTRKAIQEIGFEYMTQIQARAIPPLLVGKNVLGAARTGSGKTLAFLIPAVELLYNVRFAPRNGLGVVVICPTRELAIQSHAVAKDLLKYHSQTLGLVIGGAARRGEAERIVKGVNLLVATPGRLLDHLQNTKGFIYKNLKCLVIDEADRILEANFEEEMKQIIKLLPKARQTALFSATQTKKVEDLARLSFQTAPVYIDVDDGRTKVTNEGLQQGYCVVPSAKRFILLYSFLKRNLSKKVMVFFSSCNSVKFHSDLLRYIHVECFDIHGKQKQQKRTSTFFDFCKAEKGILLCTDVAARGLDIPAVDWIVQFDPPDEPKEYIHRVGRTARGEGAKGNALLFLIPEELQFLRYLKAAKVPVKEYEFDQKKLANVQSHLEKLVANNYYLNQSAKDAYRSYILAYNSHSMKDIFNVHRLDLQAVAASFCFSSPPKMNLNMDSSASKFRKKANQGSRNGFSESNPYGRQSDGDEKRQFVRY; encoded by the exons ATGGCGGAAGAGAAGCACAACAGATCAGCAGAAGAGgaagagatgaagaagaagagaaagcgtaagagaaacaaaaataaaaaagaaggaaaagaggcAGAAGAGAAGAACTCCAATGAAATCGAAGGaggagaagaggaggaggaggaggaggagcatAGGCAAGTCGAGGAGgtacaagagaagaagaagaaaaagaagaagagtaagAAGGAAGGTGAAGACATGAGTGAAGAGGaagataaagagaaagagacgGTGAAGAAGGTGAAAAGTGGAGGTGGGATTATGAGCACAGAGTCTTTTGACTCTTTGGGATTATCTGAACCCACTCGTAAGGCTATTCAAGAGATAGGGTTTGAGTATATGACTCag ATCCAAGCCAGGGCAATCCCGCCACTTCTAGTAGGAAAAAATGTTCTTGGTGCTGCAAGGACGGGTTCTGGGAAAACTCTTGCATTTCTAATACCAGCTGTAGAGTTACTATATAATGTTCGTTTTGCCCCTCGCAATGGATTAGGCGTGGTTGTTATTTGCCCGACAAGAGAACTCGCTATACAG AGTCATGCTGTGGCAAAAGACCTTCTCAAGTATCACTCCCAGACTCTTGGCTTGGTTATTGGTGGTGCAGCAAGAAGAGGAGAAGCAGAACGCATTGTTAAAGGGGTAAATTTACTGGTGGCAACACCTGGTCGACTTCTTGATCATCTTCAAAATACAAAGGGATTTATTTATAAGAACCTAAAG TGCCTCGTGATTGATGAAGCAGACAGGATATTGGAGGCGAACTTTGAGGAAGAAATGAAGCAAATTATCAAGCTTTTACCAAAG GCCAGGCAAACTGCCCTATTTTCGGCTACCCAAACTAAAAAG GTGGAGGACCTTGCTCGCTTGTCATTTCAGACAGCTCCTGTCTATATTGACGTGGATGATGGTAGAACAAAG GTCACAAATGAAGGTCTGCAGCAAGGCTATTGTGTAGTGCCAAGTGCTAAGAGATTTATTCTTTTGTACTCCTTTTTGAAGAGAAATTTGTCAAAGAAAGTGATGGTCTTCTTCTCTTCATGTAACTCTGTCAAGTTCCATTCTGACCTTCTTAGATACATCCATGTGGAATGCTTTGATATCCATGGAAAACAAAAGCAACAGAAAAGAACCTCTACCTTTTTTGATTTCTGCAAAGCAGAGAAGGGCATCTTGCTTTGTACTGATGTTGCTGCTCGTGGACTTGATATTCCTGCTGTG GACTGGATTGTGCAGTTTGATCCTCCTGATGAACCTAAG GAATACATTCACAGGGTTGGTCGAACAGCCCGAGGAGAAGGTGCAAAAGGAAATGCCTTGCTTTTCCTGATTCCGGAAGAGCTGCAATTTTTGCGCTATCTGAAG GCAGCAAAAGTCCCTGTCAAAGAGTATGAATTTGATCAGAAGAAGCTGGCAAATGTTCAATCACATCTG GAGAAGTTGGTGGCCAACAACTACTATTTGAACCAGTCAGCTAAAGATGCATATAGATCTTACATATTGGCCTATAATTCACATTCTATGAAGGACATCTTTAATGTCCACCGACTTGATCTGCAG GCTGTTGCTGCGTCATTTTGCTTTTCTTCTCCACCAAAGATGAATCTGAATATGGACAGCAGTGCTTCCAAGTTTAGGAAGAAAGCAAATCAAGGAAGCCGAAATGGTTTCAGTGAGAGCAATCCGTATGGAAGGCAGAGTGATGGAGATGAAAAGCGACAATTTGTAAGGTATTAG
- the LOC118035198 gene encoding vacuolar cation/proton exchanger 3 produces MDQYHSQVHQQVSSELENGDVDYKEGLNSNNIKGGFVNGKTPQNVSSSFMRKKSDPMLVSSNVLGYFLTNLQEVILGTKLAVLFPAIPLAIAADYYKFGRPWIFALSLLGLTPLAERVSFLTEQIAYFTGPTVGGLLNATCGNATELIIAILALYQNKIHVLKYSLLGSILSNLLLVLGTSLLCGGLANLKKEQKYDRKQADVNSLLLLLGLLCHMLPLMFRYAVGEGTATAFSTLELSRVSSIIMLIAYVAYIFFQLKTHRQLFDAQEEDDEEEEKAVIGFWSAFTWLAGMTVIIALLSEYVVGTIEAASDSWGISVSFLSIILLPIVGNAAEHAGSVIFAFKNKLDISLGVALGSATQISMFVVPLCVVVAWTMNIHMDLDFSLLETGSLAFTIIITAFTLQDGTSHYMKGLLLFLCYIVIAACFFVHKIPQNQISQGKPFTGLFAA; encoded by the exons ATGGACCAGTACCACTCACAGGTTCATCAACAGGTCTCGTCAGAATTGGAAAATGGAGATGTTGACTATAAGGAAGGCTTGAACAGCAATAACATTAAGGGGGGTTTTGTCAATGGGAAGACACCACAGAATGTTTCGTCTTCATTTATGCGAAAGAAATCCGATCCAATGCTTGTTTCATCAAATGTTCTTGGCTATTTCTTGACCAATCTTCAAGAAGTGATTCTTGGAACTAAGCTGGCTGTTCTCTTCCCAGCCATTCCTCTAGCAATTGCTGCTGACTATTATAAGTTCGGAAGA CCTTGGATATTTGCTTTGAGCTTGCTTGGACTCACCCCACTAGCAGAACGTGTCAGCTTCCTCACTGA ACAAATTGCATACTTCACTGGTCCAACAG TTGGAGGACTCCTTAATGCAACATGTGGCAATGCAACCGAGCTGATAATAGCAATACTTGCACTTTACCAGAACAAAATACATGTCTTGAAGTATTCTCTTTTGGGTTCCATTTTGTCAAATCTCCTTCTAGTTCTTGGGACTTCCCTCCTATGTGGAGGCTTAGCCAACCTAAAAAAGGAACAGAAATACGATAGA AAGCAGGCTGATGTGAACTCTTTACTTTTATTACTGGGGTTGTTGTGCCACATGTTGCCACTGATGTTCAGATATGCCGTAGGGGAAGGAACTGCCACTGCCTTCTCTACCCTTGAGTTGTCCAGAGTGAGCAGCATTATTATGCTTATAGCATATGTTGCTTATATCTTCTTCCAGCTAAAAACTCACAGGCAACTGTTTGATGCTCAAGag GAAGATGACGAGGAGGAAGAAAAGGCAGTGATAGGATTTTGGAGTGCATTTACTTGGTTGGCTGGCATGACAGTTATCATAGCTTTGTTATCTGAGTATGTTGTGGGCACAATTGAG GCTGCATCAGATTCTTGGGGCATTTCTGTCAGTTTCCTCAGCATAATTTTGCTGCCAATAGTGGGGAATGCTGCAGAACATGCTGGATCGGTCATATTTGCTTTCAAGAACAAGCTG GACATATCTTTAGGTGTTGCTCTAGGTTCCGCCACTCAAATTTCAATGTTTGTG GTCCCTTTATGTGTTGTTGTTGCGTGGACAATGAACATTCATATGGACCTTGATTTCAGTCTCCTTGAAACCGGTTCTCTTGCTTTCACAATAATTATCACGGCCTTCACTTTACAG GATGGAACTTCACACTACATGAAAGGACTGCTTCTTTTCCTGTGCTACATTGTGATTGCTGCGTGCTTTTTTGTTCACAAAATCCCTCAGA ATCAAATCTCGCAAGGCAAACCATTCACTGGACTCTTTGCAGCATAG
- the LOC118035269 gene encoding (S)-8-oxocitronellyl enol synthase CYC2, with protein sequence MADEESNNGAEAAADCVAIIFGVTGLVGREIARRLISKNKWKVYGVARRYESFPILSPNYHFISCDLLNPQETENKLSMVQDVTHMFWVTWTGEFTLDSRECCEQNEAMMSNALSVILAKSKALKHVSLQTGMKHYFSLRGPFDVKEVSIYDEKCPRTSEGYNFYYVLEDLLEKRLAGKVSWSVLRPGLLMGSSNTTLYNIMGSLAIYGAICKHLNLPFVFGGTRECWEEVCIDGSDARLVAEQHIWAATDDGISSTGGQAFNAINGQSFTWKEIWPVLGKKFRAEVPEEMFSNDFWFAKAMSDKKEAWQEIVVKEGLLHTEMEDLANWEFLDNLFRLPMKMLGTREKADRLGFTMRCKTLESILYWVDSMREEKMIP encoded by the coding sequence ATGGCAGATGAGGAATCCAATAATGGAGCTGAAGCTGCTGCTGATTGTGTTGCCATCATTTTTGGTGTCACCGGGCTTGTTGGGAGAGAAATAGCCAGAAGGCTAATCTCAAAAAACAAATGGAAGGTTTATGGCGTGGCTAGAAGGTATGAGAGTTTTCCTATCCTGAGTCCCAACTACCATTTCATCTCATGTGACCTGCTAAACCCTCAAGAGACAGAGAACAAGCTCTCTATGGTGCAAGATGTGACTCATATGTTTTGGGTCACTTGGACAGGCGAGTTTACTCTAGATAGCAGAGAATGCTGTGAACAGAACGAGGCCATGATGTCCAATGCCTTGAGTGTCATCCTCGCCAAATCTAAGGCGTTGAAGCACGTTTCACTCCAAACAGGAATGAAGCATTATTTCTCATTGAGAGGCCCTTTTGATGTGAAAGAAGTCTCTATCTACGATGAAAAGTGCCCAAGAACAAGTGAAGGTTACAACTTCTATTATGTTCTCGAGGACTTGCTCGAGAAGAGATTAGCTGGTAAAGTGTCATGGTCTGTGCTAAGGCCTGGTTTGTTGATGGGGAGCTCCAACACGACTCTGTATAACATCATGGGTTCTTTAGCTATCTATGGTGCTATTTGCAAACATCTGAACCTCCCTTTCGTGTTTGGAGGGACTAGGGAGTGTTGGGAGGAAGTGTGCATTGATGGCTCTGATGCTCGGCTAGTAGCTGAGCAACACATTTGGGCAGCTACCGATGATGGAATATCTTCCACAGGCGGCCAAGCATTCAACGCAATTAATGGCCAAAGTTTCACATGGAAGGAGATCTGGCCGGTCCTCGGAAAGAAGTTTAGAGCAGAAGTGCCTGAAGAAATGTTCTCAAACGACTTTTGGTTTGCAAAAGCAATGAGTGACAAGAAGGAGGCCTGGCAAGAAATTGTAGTGAAGGAAGGCCTGCTACACACAGAGATGGAAGATTTGGCTAACTGGGAATTCTTGGATAACTTGTTCCGCCTTCCGATGAAAATGCTAGGAACCCGAGAGAAAGCTGACCGATTGGGTTTTACGATGAGATGCAAGACATTGGAATCGATCTTGTATTGGGTTGATTCCATGAGAGAGGAGAAGATGATCCCTTGA
- the LOC118035204 gene encoding E3 ubiquitin-protein ligase AIRP2 — translation MEKLSFKDSLKALEADIQHANTLALDHPRENDGARLQMRLSYSPAAQFFLFLVQWTDCNLAGALGLLRILIYLTYADGKTTMSVQERKASIREFYAVIFPSLLQLQGGITDVDDRKQKEVCTMRYRRKDELEKGKHSEVDIEREEECGICMEMNNKVVLPNCSHSLCLRCYRDWRGRSQSCPFCRGSLKRVNSGDLWIYADKSDVVDLALITRQNCRRLFMYIDKLPLIVPDTVYMPYDSHVK, via the exons ATGGAAAAGTTGTCTTTCAAGGATTCTCTCAAAGCTCTCGAAGCTGATATCCAGCACGCCAATACTCT TGCTTTAGATCATCCAAGGGAGAACGACGGAGCTCGCCTTCAGATGCGATTATCCTATAGCCCAGCAGCccaattttttctctttcttgtgCAGTGGACTGATTGTAACCTTGCTGGTGCCCTTGGTTTGCTAAGAATTCTTATTTATCTT ACCTATGCAGATGGGAAAACTACTATGTCTGTTCAGGAAAGAAAAGCTAGCATTAGAGAATTTTATG CGGTGATATTTCCTTCTTTACTGCAACTTCAAGGAGGAATCACGGATGTGGATGACAGGAAACAGAAAGAAGTATGTACTATGAGATATAGAAGAAAGGATGAGTTGGAGAAGGGGAAACACTCAGAAGTCGAtatagaaagagaagaagagtgTGGGATTTGCATGGAAATGAACAACAAGGTTGTGTTGCCTAATTGCAGTCATTCTTTGTGTTTGAGGTGCTATCGGGATTG GCGTGGGCGGTCTCAATCATGCCCCTTTTGTCGCGGTAGTCTTAAGAGGGTCAATTCTGGCGACCTTTGGATCTATGCAGATAAGTCTGACGTTGTCGATTTAGCCTTGATAACGAGACAGAATTGCAGGAGGCTGTTCATGTACATTGATAAGTTGCCCCTTATAGTTCCAGATACTGTATATATGCCCTATGATTCTCATGTGAAGTAG
- the LOC118035203 gene encoding ammonium transporter 1 member 3 yields the protein MEVSWEQSVTDSINTIYLLFSAYLVFVMQLGFAMLCAGSVRAKNAMNIMLTNVVDAVVGSISYYLFGFAFAFGDGTNSNPFIGTTFFALKDIPSTSYDYSYFLYQWAFAIAVAGITSGSIAERTQFSAYLVFSFFLSGFVYPIVVHWVWSSNGWLSPSSDMLFGSGAIDFAGSGVVHLVGGIAGLWGSFIQGPRVGRFDAFGKPVPMRGHNATLVVLGTFLLWFGWFGFNPGSFGKILVAYPNTTNQGNWTGVGRTAVTTTLAGSTAGLTTLFGRRLLVGHWDALDACNGLLGGFVAITSGCSVVEPWAAIVCGFCAAWVLIGLNVFTLKLQFDDPLEATQLHGGCGAWGLIFTGLFAKKEFVIQVYNSGEAGVVRPYGLLLGGGWGLIGCQVVELLAIVAWVSITMGPVFFALSKLKLLRISIDEEVAGLDISSHGGYAYTTHPEENHPRFYADYMPIQGRNHS from the coding sequence ATGGAGGTCTCATGGGAACAAAGTGTTACAGACTCCATCAATACCATTTACTTGCTCTTCTCAGCTTACTTGGTCTTTGTGATGCAGCTTGGCTTTGCCATGCTATGTGCTGGCTCAGTCAGGGCCAAGAATGCCATGAACATTATGCTTACAAATGTTGTTGATGCTGTTGTTGGGAGCATCTCTTATTACCTCTTCGGCTTTGCTTTTGCATTTGGTGATGGCACCAATTCTAACCCTTTCATAGGTACAACCTTCTTTGCTCTCAAAGATATTCCCAGTACCTCTTACGACTACAGTTACTTTCTTTACCAATGGGCTTTTGCTATAGCAGTTGCTGGAATCACCAGTGGTTCAATAGCCGAAAGAACCCAGTTCAGTGCTTatcttgttttctcttttttcctttctggaTTTGTGTACCCAATTGTGGTTCACTGGGTTTGGTCATCAAATGGTTGGCTGTCTCCTAGTTCAGATATGTTGTTCGGCTCTGGTGCTATTGACTTTGCTGGCAGTGGCGTGGTTCATTTGGTGGGAGGGATTGCTGGACTTTGGGGCTCTTTCATACAAGGTCCTCGAGTGGGCAGGTTTGATGCATTTGGCAAGCCCGTGCCTATGCGTGGGCACAATGCAACTCTTGTGGTGCTTGGGACATTCTTGTTGTGGTTTGGCTGGTTTGGGTTCAATCCTGGTTCATTTGGTAAGATTCTTGTCGCCTACCCCAATACAACCAATCAAGGGAACTGGACCGGTGTTGGCCGGACTGCGGTAACAACTACATTGGCTGGTTCGACTGCCGGACTCACAACCCTGTTTGGCCGGCGATTACTAGTAGGCCATTGGGATGCGTTAGATGCTTGCAATGGATTGCTTGGTGGTTTTGTTGCCATTACTTCAGGATGTTCTGTTGTGGAGCCATGGGCCGCGATTGTATGTGGGTTTTGTGCAGCCTGGGTCTTGATTGGGCTAAACGTCTTCACTCTAAAGCTGCAATTTGATGACCCATTAGAGGCAACTCAGCTGCATGGAGGGTGTGGTGCTTGGGGTTTGATATTCACTGGATTGTTTGCCAAAAAGGAATTTGTGATCCAAGTTTATAATTCAGGGGAGGCAGGAGTGGTGAGACCCTATGGCCTTTTATTGGGCGGTGGATGGGGTCTGATCGGATGCCAAGTGGTTGAATTGTTGGCAATAGTAGCCTGGGTTAGCATAACAATGGGACCGGTTTTCTTTGCACTTAGTAAGCTTAAGCTGTTGAGAATATCAATTGATGAAGAAGTAGCAGGCCTTGATATCTCTAGCCATGGAGGCTATGCCTATACTACGCATCCTGAAGAGAACCATCCTCGCTTCTACGCAGATTATATGCCTATCCAAGGTCGAAATCATTCATGA
- the LOC118035202 gene encoding non-specific phospholipase C1 — protein MTCRRLPLVFLFFLYLVISSHSLDFDNLHKKHKSKIKGPIKTLVILVMENRSFDHVLGWLKSTRPDIDGLTGSESNRISVSDANADEIFVSDDAVFIDSDPGHSFQAIREQIFGSNDSLADPAPMSGFAQQANSMSETMSKIVMSGFKPSRVPVYTELANEFAVFDRWFASVPASTQPNRFYVHSATSHGAMSNVRKDLIHGFPQKTIFDSLDENGLSFGIYYQNIPATLFFKSLRKLKHAMKFHSYELKFKLHAKLGKLPNYVVVEQRYFDVELFPANDDHPSHDMARGQRFVKEVYETLRSSPQWKEMALLITYDEHGGFYDHVPTPVRGVPNPDGIVGSDPYYFQFNRLGVRVPTLLISPWIDKGTVIHEPAGPRPSSQFEHSSIPATVKKLFNLKSNFLTRRDAWAGSFENYLYLRDTPRDDCPETLPEVTTLMRPWGPKEDASLSEFQVEMIQLASQLNGDYVLNGYPDIGKSMTVGEANRYAEDAVRRFLEAGRAALRAGANESAIVTMRPSLTSRIPEGGLGNYQKAY, from the exons ATGACTTGTCGTCGACTCCCGCTcgtctttttgttctttctataTTTGGTAATCTCCTCTCACTCCCTGGACTTTGATAATTTACACAAAAAGCACAAATCCAAAATCAAAGGTCCCATCAAAACCCTAGTGATTCTAGTCATGGAGAATCGCTCTTTCGATCACGTCCTCGGCTGGCTCAAATCAACCCGGCCCGACATCGACGGCTTGACTGGGTCCGAATCGAATCGAATCTCTGTCTCGGACGCCAACGCCGACGAAATCTTCGTCTCCGACGACGCGGTCTTCATCGACTCGGACCCTGGCCACTCATTCCAAGCTATCCGAGAACAGATTTTCGGTTCAAACGATAGCCTCGCTGACCCGGCTCCAATGAGCGGGTTTGCGCAACAAGCGAACAGCATGAGTGAAACCATGTCGAAAATCGTCATGAGCGGGTTCAAACCGAGTCGGGTACCGGTGTACACCGAATTAGCGAACGAGTTCGCCGTTTTTGACCGGTGGTTCGCGTCGGTTCCCGCATCAACTCAGCCGAACCGGTTCTATGTTCACTCAGCAACCTCACACGGAGCCATGAGTAACGTGCGGAAAGACCTCATCCATGGATTCCCTCAAAAAACGATCTTCGACTCACTTGACGAAAACGGCCTCAGTTTTGGAATTTATTACCAAAACATCCCGGCGACCCTTTTCTTCAAGTCGCTGAGGAAATTAAAGCACGCAATGAAGTTTCACAGCTACGAATTGAAGTTCAAATTGCACGCGAAGCTAGGGAAGTTACCTAATTATGTGGTGGTTGAGCAGAGGTATTTCGATGTGGAGTTATTTCCAGCCAATGATGATCACCCATCACATGACATGGCGAGAGGACAGAGGTTTGTGAAGGAGGTGTACGAGACACTGAGGAGTAGTCCGCAGTGGAAAGAAATGGCGCTTTTGATTACTTATGATGAACATGGCGGGTTTTATGATCACGTGCCTACACCCGTGCGCGGGGTGCCGAATCCTGATGGGATTGTTGGATCTGACCCGTATTATTTCCAGTTTAACCGGTTGGGTGTTCGGGTTCCTACTCTTTTGATCTCTCCTTGGATTGACAAGGGTACTG TGATACATGAGCCAGCTGGGCCAAGACCATCTTCTCAATTTGAGCACTCTTCAATCCCTGCTACGGTGAAGAAGCTCTTTAACTTGAAATCGAATTTCTTGACAAGGAGGGATGCATGGGCTGGTAGTTTTGAGAATTACTTATACCTTCGTGACACTCCTCGTGATGATTGTCCAG AAACCCTGCCAGAGGTGACAACATTAATGAGGCCATGGGGACCAAAAGAAGATGCAAGCCTCTCAGAATTCCAGGTTGAGATGATCCAGCTTGCATCACAGCTCAATGGTGATTATGTACTGAATGGTTACCCAGATATTGGCAAAAGCATGACAGTGGGTGAAGCCAACAGATATGCCGAGGATGCAGTTAGGAGGTTCCTTGAAGCCGGCAGGGCTGCTTTAAGAGCTGGAGCAAATGAATCAGCTATTGTTACAATGAGACCTTCACTCACTAGCCGAATTCCAGAGGGGGGTCTTGGTAACTACCAGAAAGCCTATTGA